A stretch of the Nematostella vectensis chromosome 1, jaNemVect1.1, whole genome shotgun sequence genome encodes the following:
- the LOC5515888 gene encoding transcription elongation factor 1 homolog, with product MGRRRSKRKPAPTKRKDPLDVQFNCPFCNHEKSCEVKLDRVKNMGYISCRVCLETYQSSITYLSEPVDVYSDWIDACELANQ from the exons ATGGGACGAAGACGATCAAAACGTAAACCAGCGCCGACGAAACGAAAAGATCCTCTGGACGTGCAGTTCAATTGCCCGTTCTGTAACCACGAGAAATCATGCGAAGTAAAACT TGACAGAGTGAAGAATATGGGTTACATATCATGCCGTGTATGCCTAGAAACGTATCAGAGTTCAATCACAT ATTTGTCAGAACCTGTTGATGTCTACAGTGATTGGATCGATGCTTGTGAGTTAGCCAATCAGTGA
- the LOC116620094 gene encoding uncharacterized protein LOC116620094 isoform X1, whose product MNAMVDGIYFLARVFKGDAELPQLRTLFTHCREFLISPWDYLEDAIHKFFVYLRRMLVAFTPACLQDQPITHERRRRTNERSQTRVKGIHSNNRGSGDRSDITRNNYNDDGRRSVREARPRVMHKKSDVKHRRHRDIMTQTTLCSGVRLSVQHERPGDEGPGEAPSTLSYLIRTLAMALDPGFLLLIVLRAVLRFTKRCARFLFWLADECSLGIMAWAFPELAEYLGIDISTSVPLTPREAPKSNIPNLGDAFNIAVQESSSQLGDEDVIRHWVLSHGDVEQDERLVVYEERNAGRLVGQPRTREWEIMMDNFFSLLSLVFFGVLIPFWFYRSMGIVFLAILGGP is encoded by the exons ATGAACGCAATGGTTGATGGCATTTACTTCCTTGCTCGAGTCTTTAAGGGTGACGCGGAATTGCCTCAGCTTCGGACTCTGTTCACGCACTGTCGCGAGTTTTTGATTAGTCCATGGGATTATCTGGAGGACGCAATTCACAAGTTTTTCGTTTATTTGCGTCGAATGCTGGTGGCATTTACGCCTGCTTGCCTGCAAGATCAACCCATCACTCATGAAAGGCGCAGACGTACCAACGAAAGATCCCAAACACGCGTGAAAGGTATACACTCCAATAATAGAGGCTCCGGAGATAGATCCGATATTACCAGAAATAACTATAATGATGATGGGAGAAGGTCCGTAAGAGAAGCTCGACCGAGAGTGATGCATAAGAAAAGTGATGTTAAACACAGAAGACATCGGGATATTATGACTCAAACTACTTTATGTAGTGGAG TCCGCCTATCAGTTCAGCACGAGAGGCCTGGTGACGAGGGCCCTGGTGAGGCTCCCTCCACGCTGTCCTACCTCATACGCACTCTCGCTATGGCCCTCGATCCAGGCTTTCTTCTGCTTATTGTTCTACGCGCGGTATTGCGCTTTACTAAGCGTTGTGCACGCTTCTTGTTTTGGCTAGCTGACGAGTGTTCCTTGGGGATCATGGCTTGGGCCTTCCCAG AATTGGCAGAATACCTTGGGATAGATATATCGACTTCAGTTCCACTCACACCACGCGAGGCACCTAAGAGCAATATCCCAAACCTTGGGGACGCCTTCAATATCGCCGTGCAAGAGAGCTCGTCCCAGCTCGGCGACGAAGACGTGATAAGGCACTGGGTACTTAGTCATGGAGATGTGGAACAAG ATGAAAGACTTGTGGTATATGAGGAGCGAAACGCAGGACGCCTAGTTGGGCAACCAAGGACCAGGGAATGGGAGATCATGATGGACAATTTCTTCTCGTTGCTGTCGTTGGTCTTCTTTGGAGTTCTCATCCCGTTCTGGTTCTATCGCTCTATGGGGATAGTATTTCTGGCGATCCTTGGAGGACCGTGA
- the LOC116620094 gene encoding uncharacterized protein LOC116620094 isoform X2, which produces MNAMVDGIYFLARVFKGDAELPQLRTLFTHCREFLISPWDYLEDAIHKFFVYLRRMLVAFTPACLQDQPITHERRRRTNERSQTRVKGIHSNNRGSGDRSDITRNNYNDDGRRSVREARPRVMHKKSDVKHRRHRDIMTQTTLCSGADECSLGIMAWAFPELAEYLGIDISTSVPLTPREAPKSNIPNLGDAFNIAVQESSSQLGDEDVIRHWVLSHGDVEQDERLVVYEERNAGRLVGQPRTREWEIMMDNFFSLLSLVFFGVLIPFWFYRSMGIVFLAILGGP; this is translated from the exons ATGAACGCAATGGTTGATGGCATTTACTTCCTTGCTCGAGTCTTTAAGGGTGACGCGGAATTGCCTCAGCTTCGGACTCTGTTCACGCACTGTCGCGAGTTTTTGATTAGTCCATGGGATTATCTGGAGGACGCAATTCACAAGTTTTTCGTTTATTTGCGTCGAATGCTGGTGGCATTTACGCCTGCTTGCCTGCAAGATCAACCCATCACTCATGAAAGGCGCAGACGTACCAACGAAAGATCCCAAACACGCGTGAAAGGTATACACTCCAATAATAGAGGCTCCGGAGATAGATCCGATATTACCAGAAATAACTATAATGATGATGGGAGAAGGTCCGTAAGAGAAGCTCGACCGAGAGTGATGCATAAGAAAAGTGATGTTAAACACAGAAGACATCGGGATATTATGACTCAAACTACTTTATGTAGTGGAG CTGACGAGTGTTCCTTGGGGATCATGGCTTGGGCCTTCCCAG AATTGGCAGAATACCTTGGGATAGATATATCGACTTCAGTTCCACTCACACCACGCGAGGCACCTAAGAGCAATATCCCAAACCTTGGGGACGCCTTCAATATCGCCGTGCAAGAGAGCTCGTCCCAGCTCGGCGACGAAGACGTGATAAGGCACTGGGTACTTAGTCATGGAGATGTGGAACAAG ATGAAAGACTTGTGGTATATGAGGAGCGAAACGCAGGACGCCTAGTTGGGCAACCAAGGACCAGGGAATGGGAGATCATGATGGACAATTTCTTCTCGTTGCTGTCGTTGGTCTTCTTTGGAGTTCTCATCCCGTTCTGGTTCTATCGCTCTATGGGGATAGTATTTCTGGCGATCCTTGGAGGACCGTGA
- the LOC5515943 gene encoding cyclin-G-associated kinase isoform X1, with protein MAEIFRSALSYISQTGKDNDFVGQFVELGPLELKIKRVIAEGGYGFVFVAQDGKTGKEYALKRLMAGDEAANKNILQEINMLKRLRGHPNVVQFYSAASLGEKESGHGMTEYLILTELCTGGEMIKILQERDGQPFSPDQILRIFYQLCRAVSHMHKQSPPIIHRDLKIENMLIGSKGQIKLCDFGSATTEPLTPDDSWTALNRSLAEDEIQRNTTPMYRAPEMVDLYSNLPVTEKADIWALGCVLFYLCFMEHPFEDSAKLRIINAKYTIPEMDREYTMYHDLINSTLVVHPEDRPCIRDILTQLEALAAARSVDLKAPVAEGFSRPASQSGPISPTSAPSNNSIQSTSNASNSGNSVLLGGVMKGANSLFSNIKGISNKAFQSMAGYVKNDLDLSYITSRIIVMSFPAEGIESTYKNNIDDVREFLEAKHYEQYFVVNVSPRNYRADKLSTRVLHQCWPVNRLPPLESIISLCRKIFVWLKKDSSRVIVIHCMDGRVASGVLVSAFFVFCKLFKNPNGAADMFSIRRCGIGQKVALTPSQERYLLYIAELINNPSMKPQKNSLYIKSVTLNPVPAFNKARNGCRPFIEMYQGNQRVLTTVQEIEKMREFTLSDGKVTFPVNLTLQGDVTIIVYHGRSTLGGKVQGKMASMRVFLLQFHTGFINPNATKLKYSREELDIAKEDVVKFSSRFAMTLDVTIDTDQAATTTHTWDTLNPARNTPTVCFTSKEEFLECQEEFVNADDRESSIVFNSGQNSQSEPLSQSPGTDSPTETTATEDTAPQSKPKAGDIFTNIDWRDQGAIPETRPSASDDSDDEFTRELLNLRSTSDSPTPEEAAEAVEEDFFNERNGSGNEELDLFNFPANSNGLPSNDPQERFDPFADFQSSAQGQAQADLLDSKSSGGNTVHVDLLNLGGHSSNGPSADTRPAEVTGIDLLNLSPGPKDSQNVDLFSGTDKHKSDMGHRNRSLDDLLRSSSHEEDDFFRQIGSRSSGSSLENLASPVPKHANSADDAFSSAGTKDHFDPFASRGSHKAQFDLFASDSSSSQNPSVLDDVFKTSSNSAMHGGPDLLGEWGGSFQADSALKPQQIPSPAATPPLTRKNQDKPDKLDPFAGLGHLGMHKSSSAPQFKVKDKSPQMQHKAFGGGASWGKPQQQPTWQSRQQPQMTTQMPRQPAPQQQPKQQQQQRSKPNYAPTFSKGGNSSSVFGEYGLRGSHMPKRVGQDEFSDILDAHGFKSSNVEKGPETLGAMVKQIAREEDPIKAKVREWADGKRSNIRALLCSLQNVLWEEEDRWNPVGMHQLVQPDQVKKAYRKAVLCVHPDKLTGEPHEALARAIFMELNEAWSLFEESGCKPLY; from the exons AGAGAAGGAGTCAGGCCACGGCATGACTGAATACTTAATTCTCACAGAGCTTTGTACAG GTGGGGAAATGATAAAAATTCTACAAGAGAGGGATGGTCAGCCATTTTCTCCTGATCAGATTCTCAGGATCTTTTATCAACTGTGCCGTGCTGTATCTCACATGCACAAGCAAAGTCCACCCATCATCCACAGAGATCTCAAG attGAGAATATGTTGATAGGATCAAAAGGACAAATTAAACTTTGTGACTTTGGAAGTGCAACCACAGAACCTCTTACACCAGATGATTCTTGGACCGCTTTGAATAGAAGTTTAGCTGAAGATGAG ATACAAAGAAATACAACACCTATGTATAGGGCTCCAGAAATGGTTGATCTCTACAGTAATCTGCCAGTAACAGAGAAAGCAGACATTTGGGCATTAGGATGCGTCTTATTCTATTTATGCTTCATGGAGCATCCATTTGAAGACTCTGCTAAACTTAGAATCATCAATGCTAAATACACCATACCAGAAATGGACAGGGAATATACAATGTACCATGACTTAATAA ATTCCACCCTTGTGGTTCATCCAGAGGACCGACCCTGCATAAGGGATATCCTAACACAACTAGAGGCTTTGGCTGCAGCTAGAAGCGTGGACCTTAAAGCACCTGTG gcTGAAGGCTTTAGCAGACCAGCATCACAGT CAGGCCCTATATCCCCAACTAGTGCACCCAGCAATAATAGCATACAGAGCACAAGTAACGCCAGCAACAGTGGAAACTCCGTCCTGTTGGGTGGCGTGATGAAGGGAGCAAACAGTCTTTTTAGCAACATTAAGGGGATCTCCAACAAAGCCTTCCAGTCTATGGCTGG GTATGTGAAGAATGACCTTGATTTATCCTACATAACTTCAAGAATCATAG TGATGTCTTTCCCTGCTGAAGGCATTGAATCAACATACAAGAATAACATAGATGATGTCCGAGAATTCCTTGAGGCCAAACATTATGAACAGTACTTTGTTGTTAACGTGTCACCAAGAAACTACAGAGCTGACAAACTAAGCACAAGG GTTCTCCACCAGTGCTGGCCTGTAAACAGACTCCCTCCCCTAGAGAGCATAATTTCTTTGTGCCGGAAAATCTTTGTCTGGTTAAAGAAGGACAGCAGCCGTGTTATCGTTATCCACTGCATG GATGGTCGTGTCGCTTCTGGTGTGCTCGTTTCTGCATTCTTTGTGTTCTGTAAGCTTTTCAAGAACCCCAATGGGGCGGCTGACATGTTTAGCATTCGGCGGTGTGGCATCGGTCAAAAAGTGGCTCTTACACCTTCCCAAGAAAG GTATCTTCTGTACATCGCAGAACTTATCAACAATCCTTCAATGAAGCCACAGAAGAACTCCCTCTACATCAAGTCTGTGACGCTAAATCCAGTACCAGCATTCAACAAAGCCAG GAATGGCTGTCGCCCATTTATCGAGATGTACCAAGGAAACCAGAGGGTGCTTACGACTGTACAAGAGATTGAGAAAATGAG GGAGTTCACCCTGAGCGATGGTAAGGTGACATTCCCGGTAAACCTGACCCTACAGGGTGACGTCACTATCATCGTGTATCACGGTCGCTCCACCCTGGGGGGCAAGGTACAGGGAAAGATGGCTTCCATGCGGGTTTTCCTGCTGCAGTTCCACACTGGGTTCATCAACCCAAACGCCACCAAGCTCAAATATTCCAG ggaagagCTTGACATTGCCAAGGAGGACGTGGTGAAATTTTCAAGTAGGTTTGCTATGACTTTGGACGTGACCATTGACACCGACCAGGCAGCCACCACCACACACACCTGGGATACCCTTAACCCGGCCAGGAATACACCAACCGTCTGCTTTACCAGCAAGGAGGAGTTCCTGGAGTGCCAGGAGGAGTTTG tgaATGCGGACGATCGCGAGTCATCGATAGTCTTCAACTCTGGACAgaacagccaatcagaaccACTCTCCCAGTCCCCAGGAACAGACTCCCCCACTGAAACCACGGCAACAGAAGACACAGCTCCCCAAAGTAAACCTAAAGCGGGCGATATTTTCACGAATATAGATTGGCGCGATCAAGGCGCCATCCCCGAGACAAGACCATCAGCAAGTGACGACAGTGACGACGAGTTCACCCGAGAACTCTTGAATCTCCGTAGCACTAGCGACTCCCCCACTCCCGAAGAGGCTGCAGAAGCAGTTGAAGAAGACTTTTTCAATGAGCGGAATGGAAGTGGGAACGAGGAACTAGACTTATTTAACTTCCCAGCGAATTCGAACGGACTTCCTTCCAACGACCCCCAGGAAAGGTTCGACCCGTTTGCTGATTTCCAGTCCTCTGCACAGGGACAAGCACAGGCGGATTTACTAGATAGCAAGTCGAGTGGCGGGAATACCGTTCACGTAGACTTGTTGAATCTCGGGGGTCATTCGTCTAACGGTCCTAGTGCTGATACTAGGCCAGCTGAAGTTACGGGTATAGATCTGCTCAATCTCTCCCCTGGACCTAAAGACAGTCAGAACGTGGACTTGTTCAGTGGCACGGACAAACACAAGTCGGATATGGGGCACCGCAACAGGAGTTTGGATGATCTGTTAAGGTCGAGCTCGCACGAGGAAGACGACTTCTTCAGGCAGATTGGTAGCCGTAGTTCAGGATCCAGTCTAGAGAACCTCGCCTCGCCTGTACCTAAACACGCCAACTCTGCGGACGATGCCTTTAGTTCTGCAGGAACGAAAGATCACTTTGACCCGTTTGCTTCTCGTGGATCTCACAAGGCTCAGTTCGATTTGTTCGCATCTGATAGTTCAAGCTCTCAGAATCCTTCGGTTTTAGATGACGTATTCAAGACATCGTCAAACTCCGCGATGCATGGCGGCCCCGATCTTCTTGGCGAATGGGGAGGCTCGTTCCAGGCAGACTCGGCTTTAAAACCACAGCAAATTCCCTCGCCAGCTGCTACTCCGCCGCTGACCAGAAAAAATCAGGATAAACCAGATAAACTGGACCCGTTTGCAGGACTTGGGCATTTAGGAATGCACAAGTCTTCATCGGCTCCACAGTTTAAAGTAAAAGACAAGTCGCCTCAGATGCAACACAAAGCATTTGGTGGTGGGGCATCGTGGGGCAAGCCTCAGCAACAGCCAACATGGCAGAGCAGACAACAGCCACAGATGACAACACAGATGCCTCGGCAACCAGCACCGCAACAGCAaccaaaacagcaacaacaacagcgcTCCAAACCGAACTACGCGCCAACATTCAGCAAGGGTGGAAACTCCTCTAGTGTGTTCGGAGAGTATGGACTGAGAGGCTCACACA TGCCAAAGCGTGTTGGACAAGATGAATTTAGCGATATCCTTGACGCGCACGGCTTCAAATCATCGAACGTGGAGAAGGGTCCCGAGACACTGGGTGCCATGGTCAAGCAGATAGCACGGGAGGAGGACCCAATCAAAGCCAAG GTTCGCGAGTGGGCCGATGGCAAGAGAAGCAACATCCGGGCTCTTCTGTGCTCACTGCAAAACGTGCTATGGGAGGAGGAAGACCGCTGGAACCCCGTGGGCATGCACCAGCTCGTACAACCCGACCAG GTAAAGAAAGCCTACAGAAAGGCTGTATTATGCGTTCATCCTGATAAG CTAACCGGCGAGCCCCACGAAGCTCTAGCCAGAGCAATTTTCATGGAACTCAATGAAGCGTGGTCGTTATTCGAGGAGTCTGGCTGCAAACCGCTATACTGA
- the LOC5515943 gene encoding cyclin-G-associated kinase isoform X2: MAEIFRSALSYISQTGKDNDFVGQFVELGPLELKIKRVIAEGGYGFVFVAQDGKTGKEYALKRLMAGDEAANKNILQEINMLKRLRGHPNVVQFYSAASLGEKESGHGMTEYLILTELCTGGEMIKILQERDGQPFSPDQILRIFYQLCRAVSHMHKQSPPIIHRDLKIENMLIGSKGQIKLCDFGSATTEPLTPDDSWTALNRSLAEDEIQRNTTPMYRAPEMVDLYSNLPVTEKADIWALGCVLFYLCFMEHPFEDSAKLRIINAKYTIPEMDREYTMYHDLINSTLVVHPEDRPCIRDILTQLEALAAARSVDLKAPVAEGFSRPASQCPISPTSAPSNNSIQSTSNASNSGNSVLLGGVMKGANSLFSNIKGISNKAFQSMAGYVKNDLDLSYITSRIIVMSFPAEGIESTYKNNIDDVREFLEAKHYEQYFVVNVSPRNYRADKLSTRVLHQCWPVNRLPPLESIISLCRKIFVWLKKDSSRVIVIHCMDGRVASGVLVSAFFVFCKLFKNPNGAADMFSIRRCGIGQKVALTPSQERYLLYIAELINNPSMKPQKNSLYIKSVTLNPVPAFNKARNGCRPFIEMYQGNQRVLTTVQEIEKMREFTLSDGKVTFPVNLTLQGDVTIIVYHGRSTLGGKVQGKMASMRVFLLQFHTGFINPNATKLKYSREELDIAKEDVVKFSSRFAMTLDVTIDTDQAATTTHTWDTLNPARNTPTVCFTSKEEFLECQEEFVNADDRESSIVFNSGQNSQSEPLSQSPGTDSPTETTATEDTAPQSKPKAGDIFTNIDWRDQGAIPETRPSASDDSDDEFTRELLNLRSTSDSPTPEEAAEAVEEDFFNERNGSGNEELDLFNFPANSNGLPSNDPQERFDPFADFQSSAQGQAQADLLDSKSSGGNTVHVDLLNLGGHSSNGPSADTRPAEVTGIDLLNLSPGPKDSQNVDLFSGTDKHKSDMGHRNRSLDDLLRSSSHEEDDFFRQIGSRSSGSSLENLASPVPKHANSADDAFSSAGTKDHFDPFASRGSHKAQFDLFASDSSSSQNPSVLDDVFKTSSNSAMHGGPDLLGEWGGSFQADSALKPQQIPSPAATPPLTRKNQDKPDKLDPFAGLGHLGMHKSSSAPQFKVKDKSPQMQHKAFGGGASWGKPQQQPTWQSRQQPQMTTQMPRQPAPQQQPKQQQQQRSKPNYAPTFSKGGNSSSVFGEYGLRGSHMPKRVGQDEFSDILDAHGFKSSNVEKGPETLGAMVKQIAREEDPIKAKVREWADGKRSNIRALLCSLQNVLWEEEDRWNPVGMHQLVQPDQVKKAYRKAVLCVHPDKLTGEPHEALARAIFMELNEAWSLFEESGCKPLY, from the exons AGAGAAGGAGTCAGGCCACGGCATGACTGAATACTTAATTCTCACAGAGCTTTGTACAG GTGGGGAAATGATAAAAATTCTACAAGAGAGGGATGGTCAGCCATTTTCTCCTGATCAGATTCTCAGGATCTTTTATCAACTGTGCCGTGCTGTATCTCACATGCACAAGCAAAGTCCACCCATCATCCACAGAGATCTCAAG attGAGAATATGTTGATAGGATCAAAAGGACAAATTAAACTTTGTGACTTTGGAAGTGCAACCACAGAACCTCTTACACCAGATGATTCTTGGACCGCTTTGAATAGAAGTTTAGCTGAAGATGAG ATACAAAGAAATACAACACCTATGTATAGGGCTCCAGAAATGGTTGATCTCTACAGTAATCTGCCAGTAACAGAGAAAGCAGACATTTGGGCATTAGGATGCGTCTTATTCTATTTATGCTTCATGGAGCATCCATTTGAAGACTCTGCTAAACTTAGAATCATCAATGCTAAATACACCATACCAGAAATGGACAGGGAATATACAATGTACCATGACTTAATAA ATTCCACCCTTGTGGTTCATCCAGAGGACCGACCCTGCATAAGGGATATCCTAACACAACTAGAGGCTTTGGCTGCAGCTAGAAGCGTGGACCTTAAAGCACCTGTG gcTGAAGGCTTTAGCAGACCAGCATCACAGT GCCCTATATCCCCAACTAGTGCACCCAGCAATAATAGCATACAGAGCACAAGTAACGCCAGCAACAGTGGAAACTCCGTCCTGTTGGGTGGCGTGATGAAGGGAGCAAACAGTCTTTTTAGCAACATTAAGGGGATCTCCAACAAAGCCTTCCAGTCTATGGCTGG GTATGTGAAGAATGACCTTGATTTATCCTACATAACTTCAAGAATCATAG TGATGTCTTTCCCTGCTGAAGGCATTGAATCAACATACAAGAATAACATAGATGATGTCCGAGAATTCCTTGAGGCCAAACATTATGAACAGTACTTTGTTGTTAACGTGTCACCAAGAAACTACAGAGCTGACAAACTAAGCACAAGG GTTCTCCACCAGTGCTGGCCTGTAAACAGACTCCCTCCCCTAGAGAGCATAATTTCTTTGTGCCGGAAAATCTTTGTCTGGTTAAAGAAGGACAGCAGCCGTGTTATCGTTATCCACTGCATG GATGGTCGTGTCGCTTCTGGTGTGCTCGTTTCTGCATTCTTTGTGTTCTGTAAGCTTTTCAAGAACCCCAATGGGGCGGCTGACATGTTTAGCATTCGGCGGTGTGGCATCGGTCAAAAAGTGGCTCTTACACCTTCCCAAGAAAG GTATCTTCTGTACATCGCAGAACTTATCAACAATCCTTCAATGAAGCCACAGAAGAACTCCCTCTACATCAAGTCTGTGACGCTAAATCCAGTACCAGCATTCAACAAAGCCAG GAATGGCTGTCGCCCATTTATCGAGATGTACCAAGGAAACCAGAGGGTGCTTACGACTGTACAAGAGATTGAGAAAATGAG GGAGTTCACCCTGAGCGATGGTAAGGTGACATTCCCGGTAAACCTGACCCTACAGGGTGACGTCACTATCATCGTGTATCACGGTCGCTCCACCCTGGGGGGCAAGGTACAGGGAAAGATGGCTTCCATGCGGGTTTTCCTGCTGCAGTTCCACACTGGGTTCATCAACCCAAACGCCACCAAGCTCAAATATTCCAG ggaagagCTTGACATTGCCAAGGAGGACGTGGTGAAATTTTCAAGTAGGTTTGCTATGACTTTGGACGTGACCATTGACACCGACCAGGCAGCCACCACCACACACACCTGGGATACCCTTAACCCGGCCAGGAATACACCAACCGTCTGCTTTACCAGCAAGGAGGAGTTCCTGGAGTGCCAGGAGGAGTTTG tgaATGCGGACGATCGCGAGTCATCGATAGTCTTCAACTCTGGACAgaacagccaatcagaaccACTCTCCCAGTCCCCAGGAACAGACTCCCCCACTGAAACCACGGCAACAGAAGACACAGCTCCCCAAAGTAAACCTAAAGCGGGCGATATTTTCACGAATATAGATTGGCGCGATCAAGGCGCCATCCCCGAGACAAGACCATCAGCAAGTGACGACAGTGACGACGAGTTCACCCGAGAACTCTTGAATCTCCGTAGCACTAGCGACTCCCCCACTCCCGAAGAGGCTGCAGAAGCAGTTGAAGAAGACTTTTTCAATGAGCGGAATGGAAGTGGGAACGAGGAACTAGACTTATTTAACTTCCCAGCGAATTCGAACGGACTTCCTTCCAACGACCCCCAGGAAAGGTTCGACCCGTTTGCTGATTTCCAGTCCTCTGCACAGGGACAAGCACAGGCGGATTTACTAGATAGCAAGTCGAGTGGCGGGAATACCGTTCACGTAGACTTGTTGAATCTCGGGGGTCATTCGTCTAACGGTCCTAGTGCTGATACTAGGCCAGCTGAAGTTACGGGTATAGATCTGCTCAATCTCTCCCCTGGACCTAAAGACAGTCAGAACGTGGACTTGTTCAGTGGCACGGACAAACACAAGTCGGATATGGGGCACCGCAACAGGAGTTTGGATGATCTGTTAAGGTCGAGCTCGCACGAGGAAGACGACTTCTTCAGGCAGATTGGTAGCCGTAGTTCAGGATCCAGTCTAGAGAACCTCGCCTCGCCTGTACCTAAACACGCCAACTCTGCGGACGATGCCTTTAGTTCTGCAGGAACGAAAGATCACTTTGACCCGTTTGCTTCTCGTGGATCTCACAAGGCTCAGTTCGATTTGTTCGCATCTGATAGTTCAAGCTCTCAGAATCCTTCGGTTTTAGATGACGTATTCAAGACATCGTCAAACTCCGCGATGCATGGCGGCCCCGATCTTCTTGGCGAATGGGGAGGCTCGTTCCAGGCAGACTCGGCTTTAAAACCACAGCAAATTCCCTCGCCAGCTGCTACTCCGCCGCTGACCAGAAAAAATCAGGATAAACCAGATAAACTGGACCCGTTTGCAGGACTTGGGCATTTAGGAATGCACAAGTCTTCATCGGCTCCACAGTTTAAAGTAAAAGACAAGTCGCCTCAGATGCAACACAAAGCATTTGGTGGTGGGGCATCGTGGGGCAAGCCTCAGCAACAGCCAACATGGCAGAGCAGACAACAGCCACAGATGACAACACAGATGCCTCGGCAACCAGCACCGCAACAGCAaccaaaacagcaacaacaacagcgcTCCAAACCGAACTACGCGCCAACATTCAGCAAGGGTGGAAACTCCTCTAGTGTGTTCGGAGAGTATGGACTGAGAGGCTCACACA TGCCAAAGCGTGTTGGACAAGATGAATTTAGCGATATCCTTGACGCGCACGGCTTCAAATCATCGAACGTGGAGAAGGGTCCCGAGACACTGGGTGCCATGGTCAAGCAGATAGCACGGGAGGAGGACCCAATCAAAGCCAAG GTTCGCGAGTGGGCCGATGGCAAGAGAAGCAACATCCGGGCTCTTCTGTGCTCACTGCAAAACGTGCTATGGGAGGAGGAAGACCGCTGGAACCCCGTGGGCATGCACCAGCTCGTACAACCCGACCAG GTAAAGAAAGCCTACAGAAAGGCTGTATTATGCGTTCATCCTGATAAG CTAACCGGCGAGCCCCACGAAGCTCTAGCCAGAGCAATTTTCATGGAACTCAATGAAGCGTGGTCGTTATTCGAGGAGTCTGGCTGCAAACCGCTATACTGA